The following proteins are encoded in a genomic region of Pyricularia oryzae 70-15 chromosome 6, whole genome shotgun sequence:
- a CDS encoding cytochrome P450 17A1, with protein MAVTSLSTLALFVPILVIGSLAWRIIHSLYFHPLSKFHGPWYAASFSIVHALASTLKVEHEWLLQLTKRYGASKPIRIAPNLLLFPQPSAVKEIYWDSKLNTKGLFYGSGALGPPHLFTTLDGDQHKELRKAIGGPHYTIGTLKNHWEPRFDDLILTALEKWTEKSERGETIQLCDKVAEFAADVMTMVSFSEPWGFVRNDRDERELLKRWRDSLPYFGFVNRFRWFRDVVMKSSWGVYFLPSSSDNTGMGFFMREADRQVTIREYRMKNQQYSQECPDFLQHCLEARIGTKPLSPVQKRAHITLLFQAGADTTGTALGCTFRFLVTNPDVMSRCQAEIDAADQAGKLSSPVVQYEETRTHLPLVVACIRESLRLHPPAPTLFPRIVPRAGGGGLGAKKTSSSGGFKTIGDVVLPPGFEVTTHPYVVQRDPVLYAPDPEVFRPERWLEASPEKLSEMEAGQFTFGVGPRVCLGKDVAYMELYKLIPQVLRTFDMDLQRPGQFVVAGGVAFNNDFAVKLRVRKSGETFMHD; from the exons ATGGCGGTCACCTCTCTCTCAACACTGGCTCTCTTTGTCCCAATCCTCGTGATTGGCAGCCTGGCTTGGAGGATAATTCACAGTCTTTACTTCCATCCCCTCTCCAAGTTCCACGGCCCGTGGTACGCAGCGTCCTTTTCTATCGTCCATGCACTTGCTTCCACCTTGAAAGTCGAACATGAATGGCTTCTTCAGCTTACGAAGCGCTATGGTG CTTCCAAGCCGATTCGtattgctccaaaccttctcCTCTTCCCCCAGCCCTCGGCTGTCAAGGAGATCTACTGGGACTCAAAGCTCAACACCAAGGGCCTGTTCTACGGGAGCGGCGCCCTGGGACCCCCTCATCTGTTTACCACCCTGGACGGCGATCAGCACAAGGAGCTGAGAAAGGCGATCGGCGGACCGCACTACACCATCGGAACGCTCAAGAATCACTGGGAGCCGAGGTTCGACGACCTCATCCTGACGGCTCTCGAAAAATGGACCGAGAAGTCGGAGAGGGGCGAGACCATACAGCTGTGTGATAAAGTCGC TGAATTCGCCGCCGACGTCATGACCATGGTGTCCTTCTCAGAGCCCTGGGGCTTTGTGCGAAACGACCGCGATGAGCGTGAACTCCTGAAGCGTTGGCGCGATAGCCTGCCCTACTTTGGATTTGTGAACCGGTTTCGCTGGTTCCGCGACGTGGTCATGAAGTCCTCGTGGGGCGTCTACTTCCTCCCATCCAGTTCCGACAACACCGGTATGGGCTTCTTCATGCGCGAGGCAGACAGGCAGGTGACCATCCGGGAGTACCGAATGAAGAATCAGCAGTACTCCCAGGAGTGTCCGGATTTTCTGCAGCA CTGCCTCGAGGCCCGCATCGGCACCAAACCACTCTCGCCGGTGCAGAAGCGCGCCCACATCACGCTCCTGTTCCAGGCCGGCGCCGACACCACGGGCACCGCGCTGGGCTGCACCTTTCGCTTCCTGGTCACGAACCCAGACGTCATGTCCCGCTGCCAGGCCGAgatcgacgccgccgaccaGGCCGGCAAGCTGTCCAGCCCCGTCGTCCAGTACGAGGAGACGCGCACGCACCTGCCGCTGGTCGTGGCCTGCATCCGGGAGTCGCTGCGCCTGCAcccgccggcgccgacgcTGTTTCCGCGCATCGTGCCGCGCGCCGGCGGGGGCGGGCTCGGAGCCAAAaagaccagcagcagcggcggcttCAAGACCATCGGCGACGTGGTGCTGCCGCCCGGCTTCGAGGTCACGACGCACCCCTACGTCGTGCAGCGGGACCCGGTTTTGTATGCGCCGGACCCCGAGGTGTTCCGCCCGGAGAGGTGGCTGGAGGCCAGCCCGGAGAAGCTGAGCGAGATGGAGGCTGGGCAGTTTACCTTTGGCGTCGGGCCGAGGGTGTGTTTGGGCAAGGACGTGGCTTACATGGAGTTGTACAAGCTGATACCACAGGTCTTGCGCACTTTCGACATGGACCTGCAGCGTCCAGGCCAATTTGTGGTCGCTGGAGGTGTAGCCTTCAACAATGACTTTGCAGTGAAGCTACGTGTGAGGAAGAGTGGTGAG ACATTTATGCACGACTAG
- a CDS encoding sterol 24-C-methyltransferase, which translates to MSKQQHPSSKTQITRRRDTADMTFEQVLHKGSSANMGGLSSMLGKDREASKTAVDQYFRHWDGKTAKTETTKVREERKADYATLTRQYYNLVTDFYEYGWGQSFHFCTFAPGETFASAITRYEHTLAHRIGIKKGMKVLDIGCGVGGPARQIAKFTGANITGITINEYQVERARRYAEMEGYGAGEQLKFVQGDFMALPFEKETFDAVYSIEATVHAPKLEDVYKQIFNVLKPGGIFGLYEWVMTDAYDENDPHHKEIRFGIEHGGGIANLQTAQTAIAAIKAAGFELLESEDLADNSDRAPWYWPLGGNAWQYASTFGDILSTFTMTPAGRAIAHTVLGVVESIGLVPPGTKKTADSLSTTAAALVAGGKEGLFTPMFLMVARKPVAKE; encoded by the exons ATGTCCAAACAACAACACCCTTCGTCCAAGACTCAAATTACCCGCCGCAGAGACACCGCAGACATGACATTCGAACAAGTCCTGCACAAGGGCAGTTCGGCCAATATGGGCGGACTTAGCTCCATGCTGGGCAAGGACCGCGAGGCTTCCAAAACGGCTGTTGATCAATATTTCCGGCATTGGGATGGTAAAACGGCAAAAACCGAGACCACCAAAGTACGCGAGGAGAGAAAGGCCGACTATGCCACATTAACGAGACA GTATTACAACCTAGTGACCGACTTTTACGAATACGGATGGGGACAATCTTTCCATTTCTGCACCTTTGCCCCCGGAGAAACTTTTGCCTCGGCCATTACACGATACGAACACACCCTCGCGCACCGCATCGGTATCAAAAAGGGCATGAAGGTTTTGGATATCGGATGCGGTGTCGGCGGACCTGCGCGGCAAATCGCAAAGTTTACCGGCGCCAATATTACGGGCATTACAATCAACGAGTACCAGGTTGAACGCGCCAGGCGGTATGCCGAGATGGAAGGTTACGGGGCGGGCGAGCAATTGAAATTTGTGCAGGGAGATTTCATGGCGCTGCCGTTCGAAAAAGAAACCTTCGACGCCGTGTACTCGATCGAGGCCACTGTGCACGCGCCAAAATTGGAGGACGTTTACAAGCAGATTTTCAACGTCCTCAAGCCCGGCGGCATCTTTGGGCTGTACGAATGGGTCATGACGGACGCCTACGACGAAAACGACCCCCACCACAAGGAGATCCGTTTCGGCATCGAGCACGGTGGAGGCATCGCCAATCTGCAAACGGCGCAAACGGCCATCGCGGCCATCAAGGCGGCCGGCTTTGAGCTCCTCGAGTCTGAGGACCTGGCCGACAACTCGGACCGCGCGCCTTGGTACTGGCCGCTGGGAGGAAACGCCTGGCAGTACGCGAGCACCTTTGGCGACATCTTGTCGACGTTTACAATGACCCCTGCCGGGCGTGCGATTGCGCACACCGTCTTGGGAGTCGTGGAATCCATCGGCCTGGTACCCCCCGGAACCAAAAAGACGGCCGACAGCTtgtcgacgacggcggctgCGCTGGTCGCGGGAGGAAAGGAGGGGCTGTTCACGCCCATGTTTTTGATGGTGGCAAGGAAGCCGGTTGCGAAAGAATGA
- a CDS encoding cytochrome P450 gives MLENVLTVEIAVLSAFATCYFLYQTLFKPGNLPSFAIAGAKEGDWFPYFQAKIRNTADGQNAVFSAYKQHREEPCFLPFFGTPRGTVVLPLNWIKSILSQPDHVLNLYDVGVEMLQLEYAFLDKRFNNPPLHINLISKDLTKNYGDLIPDMMEDIKVAFTEQWGRSDEWTTVTVYDTVQKILGLVSNRVIYGSTLCRSPEMRETTLEFVQRSFIAGCLLHNVFKPLRPLVAPLITLPHRLSLRRFRKIVVPEIQKRLADSNRGDTKAQQNDFLQWAIQQAKEFEDPYFSRPEVLASRALFANYISIHTSTFSFTDLVLDLAMLGPQVQEELRQEIVSVLASCDGKWSKKALAKMEKLDSLLRESARVNTFMSGSSNRFVTAPEGLALPNGQTLPKDTPIIFFAAPVMLDETYYPDPYEFQPFRFAPKATDDGDGGDDETGAQDGKRARTAFACTSPEYLAFGHGKHACPGRFFAAAELKLMAAHILLEYELEKIERPASKWYSIVRLPSMTYELKIRRRL, from the coding sequence ATGTTGGAAAACGTGTTAACAGTCGAAATTGCAGTCCTGTCCGCGTTCGCAACATGTTATTTCCTTTACCAAACACTTTTCAAGCCAGGCAACCTGCCCTCTTTTGCCATCGCTGGCGCGAAGGAGGGCGACTGGTTCCCCTACTTTCAGGCCAAAATACGCAACACCGCGGATGGTCAAAACGCTGTTTTTTCGGCATACAAACAACACCGCGAAGAGCCCTGCTTTCTTCCATTTTTCGGCACCCCCAGAGGCACGGTGGTTCTACCACTAAACTGGATAAAGAGCATCTTATCGCAGCCCGACCACGTCCTTAATCTATACGACGTCGGTGTCGAGATGCTCCAATTAGAGTACGCCTTTCTCGATAAAAGATTCAACAATCCTCCTCTACACATTAATCTTATTTCCAAAGATTTGACCAAAAACTATGGCGATTTAATCCCTGACATGATGGAGGACATAAAAGTGGCTTTTACCGAACAATGGGGGCGGTCGGACGAATGGACCACCGTTACGGTTTACGACACGGTACAGAAAATTCTGGGTTTAGTAAGCAACAGGGTGATATACGGTTCGACCTTGTGTCGGAGCCCAGAAATGAGAGAAACAACGCTGGAGTTTGTTCAGAGATCTTTCATTGCTGGTTGCCTGCTGCACAATGTTTTCAAGCCTCTCCGTCCTTTGGTCGCACCGTTGATCACATTGCCACATCGTTTATCTTTGCGGAGATTTCGCAAAATCGTCGTGCCCGAAATTCAAAAACGGCTTGCCGATTCAAACCGCGGCGACACAAAGGCCCAGCAAAACGACTTCTTACAGTGGGCCATCCAACAAGCTAAAGAATTCGAGGATCCATACTTTTCCAGACCCGAAGTGCTGGCCAGCCGTGCCCTATTCGCCAACTACATTTCAATCCACACGTCGACATTCAGTTTTACAGATCTAGTTTTGGACCTGGCGATGCTAGGGCCGCAAGTGCAGGAAGAGCTGCGGCAAGAAATTGTTTCCGTGCTTGCCTCGTGCGACGGGAAATGGAGCAAAAAGGCACTGGCCAAGATGGAGAAGCTCGATTCTTTACTGCGAGAGTCGGCGCGTGTCAATACGTTTATGAGCGGCAGCAGTAACCGTTTTGTCACGGCCCCCGAAGGCCTGGCGTTACCCAACGGCCAAACCCTGCCCAAGGACACCCCCATCATATTCTTCGCCGCCCCTGTCATGCTCGACGAAACTTATTACCCGGACCCGTATGAATTCCAGCCCTTCCGGTTCGCTCCAAAGGCCACagacgacggcgacggcggcgacgacgaaaCGGGCGCCCAAGATGGAAAACGTGCGCGTACAGCCTTTGCCTGCACTTCGCCCGAGTATTTGGCGTTCGGTCACGGAAAGCATGCCTGTCCGGGAAGATTTTTTGCTGCAGCCGAGCTCAAGCTCATGGCTGCGCATATCTTGTTGGAGTATGAGCTTGAGAAGATTGAGAGGCCGGCGAGCAAGTGGTATAGCATAGTGCGACTTCCGTCAATGACCTACGAGCTTAAAATCCGGAGGCGGTTGTAA
- a CDS encoding pectate lyase, which translates to MKFNALALLVGLVAASPLETREELIKRQANQACNIGYCTQNGGTRGGAGGSTVTVKTLSALTEAAGRSGPLTIIVSGNIQGSAKVRVTADKTIYGERGSSLTGIGLYIRQAKNVIVRNMKISGVKASNGDAIGIDASTNVWVDHCDLKGDLNAGKDDLDGLLDISHGADFITVSHVYFHDAWKASLIGHSDNNASEDRGKLRVTYANNHWQRINSRTPLLRFGTLHVVNSYYDTVMASGINTRMGAQAFVQSTAFNNCANKAILFEDSPQTGYAVTEDVSLGGSSNTAPKGTLSAGSFPYSKIATIGSGNVKNQVPGQAGQIL; encoded by the exons ATGAAGTTCAACGCTCTCGCCCTGctcgtcggcctcgtcgccGCCTCTCCGCTGGAGACGCGCGAGGAGCTGATCAAGCGCCAAGCCAACCAGGCCTGCAACATCGGCTACTGCACGCAGAACGGCGGAACCCGCGGAGGCGCAGGCGGCAGCACCGTGACCGTCAAGACCCTGTCGGCGCTGACCGAGGCGGCGGGCCGGTCTGGACCCCTGACCATCATCGTGTCGGGCAACATCCAGGGCAGCGCCAAGGTCCGCGTCACGGCCGACAAGACCATCTACGGCGAGCGCGGCAGCTCTCTGACCGGCATCGGTCTGTACATCCGCCAGGCCAAGAACGTCATCGTCCGCAACATGAAGATCTCGGGCGTCAAGGCCAGCAACGGCGACGCCATCGGCATCGACGCCTCCACCAACGTCTGGGTCGACCACTGCGACCTCAAGGGAGACCTCAACGCCGGCAAGGATGACTTGGATGGTCTGTTGGACATTTCGCACGGTGCCGACTTTATCACCGTGTCGCACGTCTACTTTCATGACGC CTGGAAGGCCTCGCTCATCGGCCACTCGGACAACAACGCCAGCGAGGACCGCGGCAAGCTGCGCGTGACGTATGCCAACAACCACTGGCAGCGCATCAACTCGCGCACGCCCCTGCTCCGCTTCGGCACCCTGCACGTGGTCAACAGCTACTACGACACCGTCATGGCCAGCGGCATCAACACCCGCATGGGCGCCCAGGCCTTTGTGCAGAGCACTGCCTTCAACAACTGCGCCAACAAGGCCATCCTCTTTGAGGACTCGCCCCAGACCGGCTACGCCGTCACCGAGGACGTCAGCCTCGGCGGCAGCTCCAACACGGCCCCGAAGGGCACCCTGAGCGCCGGCAGCTTCCCCTACTCCAAGATCGCCACCATCGGTTCCGGAAACGTCAAGAACCAGGTCCCCGGCCAGGCTGGTCAGATATTGTAG